A stretch of Bordetella petrii DNA encodes these proteins:
- a CDS encoding PLP-dependent aminotransferase family protein: MGVTRYQALADDIAHAIREGLLCEGDKLPSVRETCASRGVSPSTVFQAYYLLEARGLVHARPRSGYYVRALPRALPPEPEISRPGGGSTSLAISERIFDILDSVQDRAVAPLGSAFPAATLFPLERLGQAMSAYLRRLDPHDTVEGLSPGNPRLRRQIALRYRAAGVPVAADDVVITTGALEALNLCLHVATRPGDAVVVESPTFYGALQALEQRGLKAVEVPTHPRQGIALDALEAAIARHAPKACWLMTQFQNPLGSLMPEQKKRDLVALLARHQIPLIEDDVYGELYFGHARPLPAKAYDTQGLVLHCSSFSKCLAPGFRIGWAIAGRYARAVQRLKLATTLSASGPAQGALAQYLERGGYDRHLRRLRGTLAAQQERMLDAVARYFPSGTRVTRPQGGFFVWLEMPPGAEALELHRRALAQGISVAPGPIFSASGQFGHALRLNYGHPWDERMENAVRELGRLAGRRRGRAAAGPG; this comes from the coding sequence ATGGGCGTGACCCGCTACCAGGCGCTGGCCGACGATATCGCGCACGCCATCCGCGAAGGCCTGCTGTGCGAGGGCGACAAGCTGCCATCGGTGCGCGAAACCTGCGCCAGCCGGGGCGTCAGCCCTTCCACCGTATTCCAGGCCTATTACCTGCTTGAAGCGCGCGGGCTGGTGCACGCCCGCCCGCGCTCGGGCTATTACGTGCGGGCGCTGCCCCGCGCCCTGCCGCCCGAGCCCGAGATCTCGCGCCCCGGGGGCGGCTCGACTTCCCTGGCCATCAGCGAGCGCATCTTCGACATTCTCGATTCCGTGCAGGACCGCGCGGTCGCGCCGCTGGGCTCGGCATTCCCGGCCGCCACGCTGTTTCCGCTGGAGCGGCTGGGCCAGGCCATGTCCGCCTACCTGCGCCGCCTCGACCCGCACGACACTGTAGAAGGCCTGTCGCCCGGCAACCCGCGCCTGCGCCGCCAGATCGCGCTGCGCTACCGGGCGGCGGGCGTGCCCGTGGCCGCGGACGACGTGGTAATCACCACCGGGGCGCTCGAAGCGCTGAACCTGTGCCTGCACGTGGCCACCCGGCCCGGCGACGCGGTGGTCGTCGAATCCCCCACCTTCTATGGCGCGCTGCAGGCGCTGGAACAGCGCGGGCTGAAGGCCGTGGAAGTGCCCACCCATCCGCGCCAGGGCATTGCCCTGGACGCCCTGGAAGCGGCCATCGCGCGCCACGCCCCCAAGGCCTGCTGGCTGATGACGCAGTTCCAGAACCCGCTGGGCAGCCTGATGCCCGAGCAGAAAAAGCGCGACCTGGTCGCGCTGCTGGCGCGCCACCAGATTCCGCTGATCGAAGACGATGTGTACGGCGAACTGTATTTCGGCCACGCGCGGCCCCTGCCGGCCAAGGCCTACGACACGCAGGGCCTGGTGCTGCACTGCTCGTCGTTCTCGAAATGCCTGGCGCCGGGGTTCCGCATCGGCTGGGCCATCGCGGGCCGGTACGCACGGGCGGTGCAGCGCCTGAAGCTGGCCACCACGCTGTCGGCCTCGGGGCCGGCCCAGGGCGCGCTGGCGCAGTACCTGGAACGGGGCGGCTACGACCGCCATCTGCGCCGGCTGCGCGGCACGCTGGCCGCCCAGCAGGAACGGATGCTGGATGCCGTGGCGCGCTATTTCCCCTCGGGCACGCGCGTCACGCGTCCGCAGGGCGGGTTCTTCGTGTGGCTGGAAATGCCGCCCGGCGCCGAGGCCCTGGAACTGCACCGCCGTGCCCTGGCGCAGGGCATCAGCGTGGCGCCTGGTCCGATTTTCTCGGCCAGCGGGCAATTCGGCCATGCCCTGCGCCTGAACTACGGGCACCCATGGGACGAACGCATGGAAAACGCCGTGCGCGAACTGGGCCGCCTGGCTGGCCGGCGCCGCGGCCGGGCGGCGGCCGGGCCAGGTTAA
- a CDS encoding cytochrome c, which yields MKRIITYCLLTLLLACLAVAATLYWMGTRDDTSAGTAAAPADAARMVDQGRYLARLGNCMACHTAQGGKAYAGGTAIPTPFGTLYGPNITPDPQTGIGTWNADDFWQALHNGKSKDGSLLYPAFPYTEYTRVSRADADALFAYLRTVEPVSQPSRPHELAFPYNQRGLLAFWRALYFQPGVYQPDTGETVPWNRGRYLVEGLGHCAACHAPRNSLGATRAADGLAGGLIAGLDWYAPPLGNDPATGLGRWSAQDIATLLQTGMARHSTASGPMAEVVLGSSQYLNDADALAMGTYLKSLPAAPAAGGAQPPGPSAALMDIGGKLYRQHCAVCHQDQGQGSGIAWPALAGNPTVTAPLPVNAIRVVLDGGFAPATAANPRPHGMPPFAPVLGDNDVAALVSYIRSSWGNQAGRVTPFEVKRVRDASTLN from the coding sequence ATGAAGCGCATCATCACCTATTGTCTGCTGACCCTGCTGCTGGCCTGCCTGGCGGTGGCGGCCACGCTGTACTGGATGGGCACGCGCGACGACACCTCGGCGGGCACCGCCGCGGCGCCGGCCGATGCCGCGCGCATGGTAGACCAGGGGCGCTACCTGGCGCGCCTGGGTAACTGCATGGCCTGCCATACGGCGCAAGGCGGCAAGGCCTATGCCGGCGGCACGGCAATTCCCACGCCGTTCGGCACGTTGTACGGCCCGAACATCACGCCCGACCCGCAAACCGGCATCGGCACCTGGAACGCCGACGATTTCTGGCAGGCGCTGCACAACGGCAAGTCGAAAGACGGCAGCCTGCTGTATCCGGCTTTCCCGTACACCGAATACACCCGCGTGTCGCGGGCCGACGCCGACGCGCTGTTCGCTTATCTGCGCACGGTCGAACCGGTCAGCCAGCCCAGCCGTCCGCATGAGCTGGCGTTTCCCTACAACCAGCGCGGCCTGCTGGCCTTCTGGCGCGCCCTGTATTTCCAGCCGGGCGTCTACCAGCCCGATACCGGCGAAACAGTGCCATGGAACCGCGGCCGCTACCTGGTCGAGGGGCTGGGCCATTGCGCGGCCTGCCACGCGCCGCGCAACAGCCTGGGCGCCACCCGCGCGGCGGACGGCCTGGCCGGCGGCCTGATCGCCGGGCTGGACTGGTACGCGCCGCCCCTGGGCAACGACCCCGCCACGGGGCTGGGCCGCTGGAGCGCGCAAGACATCGCCACCCTGCTGCAGACCGGCATGGCGCGGCATTCCACCGCCAGCGGGCCGATGGCCGAAGTGGTGCTGGGCAGTTCGCAGTACCTGAACGACGCCGATGCGCTGGCCATGGGCACTTACCTGAAATCTCTGCCGGCCGCGCCGGCGGCGGGGGGCGCGCAGCCGCCCGGGCCGTCGGCTGCGCTGATGGACATCGGCGGCAAGCTGTACCGGCAGCACTGTGCGGTGTGCCACCAGGACCAGGGGCAGGGCAGCGGCATCGCCTGGCCCGCGCTGGCGGGCAACCCCACGGTGACGGCGCCCTTGCCGGTGAATGCCATTCGCGTGGTGCTCGATGGCGGATTCGCGCCGGCCACGGCAGCCAATCCGCGTCCGCATGGCATGCCGCCGTTCGCGCCGGTGCTGGGCGACAACGACGTCGCCGCGCTGGTTTCCTATATTCGTTCCAGCTGGGGCAACCAGGCAGGCCGCGTCACGCCTTTCGAGGTCAAGCGCGTGCGCGATGCATCCACGCTGAATTAA
- a CDS encoding c-type cytochrome, whose product MQARVAACTACHGEQGKAGPDGYYPRLAGKPAGYLYHQLLNFRDGVRQYRPMAHLLAGLPDAYLREIAAYFADQHVPYPPPVRPAASAGMLEQGRVLAMHGDPARGLPACVACHGAALSGLDPAIPGLLGLSRDYIGAQIGGWKNGLRHAAAPDCMADIANKLTPQDIGALSAWLSSRPVVEPYAPDPAGSTNLPAECGSQAQR is encoded by the coding sequence ATGCAGGCGCGGGTCGCGGCCTGTACGGCCTGCCATGGCGAACAGGGCAAGGCGGGGCCCGATGGCTACTATCCGCGGCTGGCCGGCAAACCGGCCGGCTACCTGTATCACCAATTGCTGAATTTCCGCGATGGTGTGCGCCAGTACCGTCCCATGGCGCATCTGCTGGCTGGGCTGCCCGACGCCTATTTGCGCGAAATTGCCGCTTATTTCGCCGATCAGCACGTGCCGTATCCGCCGCCGGTGCGGCCGGCCGCGTCGGCCGGCATGCTGGAACAAGGCCGCGTGCTGGCCATGCACGGCGACCCGGCGCGCGGGCTGCCGGCCTGCGTGGCTTGCCATGGCGCCGCGCTCAGCGGCCTGGACCCGGCCATTCCGGGCCTGCTGGGCCTGTCGCGCGACTACATCGGCGCGCAGATCGGCGGCTGGAAGAACGGCCTGCGCCATGCGGCCGCTCCTGATTGCATGGCGGACATCGCCAACAAGCTTACGCCGCAAGACATCGGCGCCCTGTCGGCGTGGCTGTCTTCGCGCCCCGTGGTCGAACCTTACGCGCCGGATCCGGCCGGTTCGACGAACTTGCCTGCCGAATGCGGCAGCCAGGCGCAACGCTAG
- the rapZ gene encoding RNase adapter RapZ: MLKVVLITGISGSGKSVALRMLEDAGYTCIDNLPVRFLSEFVAGARDDGLERVAIAIDVRSPGELAELPGVITAMRAMGTSLRVIFLDANTHTLAQRYSESRRRHPLTDRLSRGGQAPSLLDCIALERDLLAPLRDQEHVIDTSDLTPGQLRAWIRDLVQADRPPLVLTFESFAYKRGVPSDADLVFDVRCLPNPYYDRNLRPLTGRDEPVATWLAGFEIVGQMIDDITGYLRRWLPQYTQDTRNYLTIAIGCTGGQHRSVYVVEQLALRFSDHDPLLVRHRTQFPEEPT, encoded by the coding sequence ATGCTAAAAGTTGTCCTCATTACCGGCATCTCCGGCTCCGGCAAGTCGGTGGCGCTGCGCATGCTGGAAGATGCCGGCTACACCTGTATCGACAACCTGCCGGTGCGTTTTCTCAGCGAATTCGTCGCCGGCGCGCGCGACGACGGCCTGGAACGCGTCGCCATCGCCATCGATGTGCGCTCGCCGGGCGAACTGGCCGAACTGCCGGGCGTCATTACCGCCATGCGCGCCATGGGCACCTCGCTGCGCGTGATCTTCCTCGACGCCAATACGCACACCCTGGCCCAGCGCTATTCCGAATCGCGCCGCCGCCACCCGCTTACCGACCGCCTGTCGCGCGGCGGCCAGGCGCCGTCGCTGCTCGACTGCATTGCGCTCGAACGCGACCTGCTCGCCCCGCTGCGCGACCAGGAACACGTCATCGACACTTCCGACCTGACGCCCGGCCAGCTGCGCGCCTGGATCCGCGACCTGGTCCAGGCCGATCGGCCGCCGCTGGTGCTGACCTTCGAATCGTTCGCCTACAAGCGCGGCGTGCCCAGCGACGCCGACCTGGTGTTCGACGTGCGCTGCCTGCCCAATCCCTATTACGACCGCAACCTGCGCCCGCTGACCGGCCGCGACGAGCCTGTGGCCACATGGCTGGCCGGCTTCGAGATCGTCGGCCAGATGATCGACGACATTACCGGCTACTTGCGGCGCTGGCTGCCGCAGTACACGCAAGATACGCGCAACTACCTGACGATCGCCATCGGCTGCACCGGCGGCCAGCACCGCTCGGTGTATGTGGTCGAGCAGCTGGCGCTGCGCTTTTCCGATCACGATCCGCTGCTGGTGCGCCACCGCACGCAATTCCCGGAAGAACCCACATGA
- a CDS encoding septal ring lytic transglycosylase RlpA family protein, whose translation MNRCRLILAPVLVGLAVLVTGCSSTGTRKAGGYYQDDGPGANPPSDLDNIPDAVPRLEPLASGANRPYTVFGKRYVPVADDDHPYKERGIASWYGKKFHGQRTSIGEIYDMYAMTAAHPTMPLPSYARVTSSINGRTVIVRVNDRGPFHSNRIMDLSYAAARKLGIIGPGSGEVTVERILPEEIRVAQSQGKAVSGTAGTAGGKPTALASADPAPLPAGSELTMTELAPAAAASAAAPSTVQGVYLQVGAFSQPANAQTLMHRVNSQLDAAAGTPSAVVQQAGSLYRVRIGPYSDRAAALGAARQVADRTGILPSLATP comes from the coding sequence ATGAACCGCTGCCGCCTGATTCTCGCGCCGGTGCTGGTGGGGCTGGCCGTGCTGGTCACCGGATGCTCGTCGACCGGCACGCGCAAGGCCGGCGGCTATTACCAGGACGACGGCCCGGGAGCCAACCCGCCGTCCGACCTGGACAACATCCCCGATGCCGTGCCCCGGCTCGAACCGCTGGCCAGCGGCGCGAACCGCCCGTATACCGTGTTCGGCAAGCGCTATGTGCCGGTGGCCGACGACGACCATCCCTACAAAGAGCGCGGCATTGCCTCGTGGTATGGCAAGAAGTTCCACGGCCAGCGCACGTCCATCGGCGAGATCTACGACATGTACGCCATGACGGCGGCCCACCCCACCATGCCGCTGCCCAGCTATGCGCGGGTCACCAGCAGCATCAACGGCCGCACGGTCATCGTGCGGGTCAACGACCGCGGGCCGTTCCACAGCAACCGCATCATGGACCTGTCGTATGCCGCGGCGCGCAAACTGGGCATCATCGGGCCCGGCAGCGGCGAAGTCACGGTCGAACGCATCTTGCCCGAAGAAATCCGCGTGGCCCAGTCGCAGGGCAAGGCCGTGTCCGGCACGGCGGGCACGGCCGGCGGCAAGCCCACCGCGCTGGCATCGGCCGATCCGGCCCCGCTGCCGGCCGGCAGCGAACTGACCATGACCGAACTCGCGCCGGCAGCGGCCGCTTCCGCTGCCGCGCCGTCCACGGTGCAAGGCGTGTACCTGCAAGTGGGCGCGTTCAGCCAGCCCGCCAACGCCCAGACCCTGATGCATCGTGTCAATAGCCAGCTGGACGCCGCGGCCGGCACACCATCGGCCGTGGTGCAACAGGCCGGCAGCCTGTACCGGGTACGCATCGGCCCCTACAGTGACCGGGCCGCCGCCCTGGGCGCGGCCCGTCAGGTGGCCGACCGCACCGGCATCCTGCCCAGCCTGGCTACTCCCTGA
- a CDS encoding methylated-DNA--[protein]-cysteine S-methyltransferase: MKRLAANEAVAYLDADTPLGGLRLAASDDALRGAWFLDQWDLPPPSPAWRLAPDHAVLGQARDELAQWFAGRRREFDVALDPQGTAFQQAVWRALLGLPFGTTCSYGDLALSIGRPKSVRAAAQAIGRNPISIFIPCHRVIGRDTSLTGFGGGLARKQALLAHEGHRYAGRSARTRRIDNGQAELPW; the protein is encoded by the coding sequence ATGAAGCGCCTGGCGGCGAATGAAGCGGTGGCCTACCTGGACGCCGACACGCCGCTGGGCGGCTTGCGGCTGGCCGCCAGCGACGACGCGCTGCGCGGCGCCTGGTTCCTGGACCAATGGGACCTGCCGCCGCCGTCGCCGGCCTGGCGGCTGGCGCCCGACCATGCCGTCCTGGGCCAGGCGCGCGACGAACTGGCCCAGTGGTTCGCCGGGCGGCGGCGCGAATTCGACGTGGCGCTCGATCCGCAGGGCACGGCGTTCCAGCAGGCCGTGTGGCGGGCTTTGCTGGGCCTGCCTTTCGGCACGACTTGCAGCTATGGCGACCTGGCCCTGTCCATCGGCAGGCCGAAGTCGGTGCGGGCGGCGGCCCAGGCTATCGGGCGCAACCCCATTTCGATTTTCATCCCGTGCCATCGCGTGATCGGCCGCGACACCTCGCTGACCGGCTTCGGCGGCGGCCTGGCGCGCAAACAGGCCTTGCTGGCGCATGAGGGGCACCGCTATGCCGGGCGCAGCGCCCGGACCCGCCGCATCGACAACGGCCAGGCCGAACTGCCCTGGTAG